In one window of Bradyrhizobium sp. AZCC 1721 DNA:
- a CDS encoding aldehyde dehydrogenase family protein gives MEKLKFYIEGAWVDPAAPSTLGIVNPATEEIFAQISLGSRPDVDRAAKAARRAFATYSKTSVEERLSWLQKVIEGFRTRLPELARMMTLEMGAPITFATERQATVALFHFEEAARVLARYRFEERMGNGIIRREPIGVCGLITPWNWPLNQVASKVAPALAAGCTVVLKPSEIAPLSAMLFAEIVDAAGVPAGVFNLVNGDGPTVGEAIAAHPEIDMVSFTGSTAAGVRVAKLAADTVKRVAQELGGKSANIILADADLKAAVIQGVHACYTNAGQNCQSPTRLLIPRAQRDAAFEAAREAVDSIRLGDPLDPASTMGPLVSQAQFQKVQDLIQSGVDQGATLVAGGTGRPAEINRGYYVRPTVFGDVTPQMKIAREEIFGPVLSIMSYDSEEEAIEIANDTPFGLAGFVQSRNADRARTIANRIRAGRVYLNGAPFDRSLPFGGYKQSGNGREFGIFGFEEYLEVKAILGH, from the coding sequence ATGGAAAAACTGAAATTCTATATCGAAGGCGCCTGGGTGGATCCGGCCGCGCCGTCAACGCTTGGAATCGTCAATCCTGCAACCGAAGAGATCTTCGCGCAGATCAGCCTGGGCTCCCGTCCGGATGTGGATCGGGCCGCCAAGGCAGCCCGCCGCGCTTTTGCCACCTATTCCAAAACCAGCGTCGAAGAACGTCTGTCCTGGCTTCAGAAGGTCATCGAGGGTTTTAGAACGCGCCTGCCGGAACTGGCGCGGATGATGACCCTCGAAATGGGCGCGCCGATCACGTTTGCGACGGAGCGTCAGGCAACCGTCGCGCTGTTTCATTTCGAGGAAGCGGCGCGCGTGCTTGCACGCTACCGGTTTGAGGAGCGGATGGGGAACGGGATCATCCGCCGTGAACCGATCGGCGTCTGTGGACTGATCACGCCGTGGAATTGGCCGCTGAACCAGGTCGCGTCCAAGGTCGCACCCGCGCTCGCAGCCGGCTGCACGGTCGTCCTGAAACCAAGCGAGATCGCGCCGCTCAGCGCGATGCTGTTCGCCGAGATCGTCGACGCCGCTGGCGTGCCGGCGGGCGTCTTCAATCTCGTCAACGGCGACGGTCCCACAGTGGGCGAGGCGATCGCCGCCCATCCCGAAATCGACATGGTGTCGTTCACCGGATCGACGGCGGCTGGCGTAAGGGTGGCCAAGCTTGCGGCGGATACGGTCAAGCGCGTCGCGCAGGAGCTGGGTGGCAAGTCCGCCAACATCATCCTTGCCGATGCTGATCTGAAAGCGGCCGTGATCCAGGGCGTTCACGCCTGTTACACCAATGCCGGCCAGAACTGCCAATCTCCCACGCGCTTGCTGATTCCACGCGCGCAGCGGGATGCGGCATTCGAGGCGGCGCGCGAGGCGGTCGACAGCATTCGCCTGGGAGACCCGCTCGATCCCGCATCCACGATGGGGCCGCTGGTGAGCCAGGCGCAGTTTCAGAAAGTTCAGGATCTTATTCAGTCCGGCGTTGATCAGGGGGCGACGCTGGTGGCGGGCGGAACTGGTCGGCCTGCCGAAATCAACCGCGGATACTATGTTCGTCCGACCGTCTTCGGCGACGTGACGCCGCAGATGAAGATTGCACGTGAGGAGATCTTCGGCCCGGTGCTGTCGATCATGAGTTATGATAGCGAGGAGGAGGCGATCGAAATCGCCAATGACACGCCGTTCGGCTTGGCGGGCTTCGTGCAGTCCAGGAATGCGGACCGAGCTCGCACCATCGCCAACCGCATCCGCGCAGGGCGCGTCTACCTCAACGGTGCTCCGTTCGACCGCAGCCTGCCGTTTGGCGGCTACAAGCAGTCCGGCAATGGGCGCGAATTCGGTATCTTCGGATTTGAAGAATATCTCGAGGTGAAGGCGATACTGGGCCACTGA
- a CDS encoding SDR family NAD(P)-dependent oxidoreductase — translation MTAIEIPALSIPKVVLVTGGNSGIGKATAARLAAMGSAVVVGYNSRRSLAEEVIDGLQGSRHVAMRIAIDDPTSISEAAAAVDKQYGRLDALVNCGGATTPVPAADLEALTNDIFDRTVTLNLRGPFAMVRAFRPLLERGSGSVIVNISSIAARTGLGSSLAYLAAKAGVDALTIALAKVLAPRIRVFSVSPAGVDTDFVAGRTREQLQKTAVKLPLAHLTTPDDVARAVVACIVNLTSSTGIVVPVDEGRHL, via the coding sequence ATGACTGCTATTGAAATTCCTGCGCTGTCGATCCCGAAGGTTGTCCTCGTCACAGGCGGTAACAGCGGCATCGGCAAGGCGACGGCGGCGCGCCTTGCCGCCATGGGGTCTGCTGTCGTGGTCGGCTACAACAGCCGCCGTTCACTGGCCGAAGAAGTGATCGATGGGCTGCAAGGCAGCCGACACGTCGCCATGCGGATCGCGATCGACGATCCGACTTCCATCTCCGAGGCCGCGGCGGCCGTGGACAAGCAGTACGGGCGGCTCGATGCGTTGGTCAATTGTGGGGGCGCCACGACGCCCGTGCCCGCCGCTGATCTGGAAGCGTTGACGAACGATATCTTCGACCGGACCGTTACGCTCAATCTGCGCGGGCCATTCGCCATGGTTCGCGCCTTCCGTCCCTTGCTGGAGCGCGGCAGCGGGTCAGTGATCGTGAACATCTCGTCCATCGCGGCTCGCACGGGTCTGGGCAGCAGCCTGGCCTATCTGGCTGCAAAGGCGGGTGTCGACGCGCTGACGATCGCGCTCGCGAAAGTGCTTGCGCCGCGGATCCGCGTCTTCTCCGTCTCGCCAGCCGGCGTGGACACGGATTTTGTCGCCGGCCGGACCCGTGAACAGTTGCAGAAGACCGCCGTGAAACTGCCGTTGGCTCACCTCACCACGCCTGACGATGTCGCAAGGGCGGTAGTTGCCTGCATCGTCAACCTCACCAGTTCGACGGGAATTGTGGTGCCGGTGGATGAGGGCAGGCACCTCTGA
- a CDS encoding GlxA family transcriptional regulator — protein sequence MTKVAVVEIEGCMASSAAITHDVLATANRISAAKRVLPFKVTTVRCGSRRSDVDLRGIELVIVPGLGTASADELKTKLMSPACRRAGDMMTRAHATGAMLAASCASTFLLAEAGLLDGRRATTTWWLAPLFRQRYPQIELMTEQMVVADWPIATAGAAMAQMDLMLAIVSRFAGPGLAKACANYLLLDERRSQAPFMAIAYLAGQDPRIAKAEKWVRDNIARDFAIEELAAAVALAPRTFARRIAATCGISPIQFVQRIRLETARFLLETTRLSVEQIARQVGYAEPSTLRRLIRRDTKHPPGHFRPVA from the coding sequence ATGACAAAAGTCGCCGTTGTCGAGATCGAGGGGTGCATGGCCTCGAGCGCGGCCATCACCCACGACGTATTGGCGACCGCGAACCGGATCAGCGCTGCGAAACGCGTTCTGCCATTCAAGGTGACGACGGTGCGTTGCGGGTCCCGCCGCAGCGACGTCGATCTGCGCGGAATTGAACTCGTCATCGTTCCCGGGCTTGGCACGGCGTCGGCAGACGAGCTGAAGACGAAGTTGATGAGCCCGGCGTGCCGGCGCGCGGGCGACATGATGACCCGGGCGCACGCGACCGGAGCCATGCTCGCTGCGTCCTGCGCCAGCACCTTCTTGTTGGCAGAGGCGGGCCTGCTCGACGGTCGGCGCGCGACCACGACATGGTGGCTCGCGCCGCTGTTCCGGCAGCGCTATCCCCAAATCGAGCTCATGACGGAGCAGATGGTCGTCGCCGATTGGCCGATCGCGACCGCTGGCGCGGCCATGGCGCAGATGGACCTGATGCTCGCGATCGTCAGCCGATTTGCCGGACCAGGCCTGGCGAAAGCCTGCGCCAACTATCTCCTGCTGGATGAGCGTCGCTCCCAGGCGCCATTCATGGCGATTGCTTATCTGGCAGGCCAGGATCCCAGGATTGCCAAGGCCGAGAAGTGGGTGCGCGACAACATCGCGCGTGACTTTGCGATCGAGGAGCTGGCCGCAGCCGTCGCGCTGGCACCGCGGACATTTGCCCGGCGAATTGCGGCGACCTGCGGCATATCACCGATTCAGTTCGTGCAGCGGATCAGGCTGGAGACAGCGCGCTTCCTGCTTGAGACCACGCGCCTGTCGGTCGAGCAGATCGCGCGGCAGGTCGGATATGCGGAGCCTTCCACGCTTCGCCGGCTGATCCGGCGCGATACGAAACATCCGCCCGGACATTTCCGCCCTGTCGCTTGA
- a CDS encoding alpha/beta hydrolase, whose product MERVDRDGDALIDRIGARAMPFVAALLFMGTSHTAAAEEQRKPPKPPIILESTGAYEVGGKVVAKPGDPSQTLSCDHGYVEYFIPAKRRSVGLIMWHSSSTKVWENRWDGGEGYKSIFLRKGYPVYLWDGPRVGRANWSCEPITYTPDYFDQRNFAAWRFGLTYLNWHPGLQFPTADKEAWNQATRARYDEFDTLENALLQAEAGGQAIDKIGPVIAVTNSAGGWRALLSALKAKSDNMKGIVAYETPGFVFPVGEGPEPKPDAPYGPNSVPLVEFKKLTKFPIQIVFGDYTETRPIWAASVKVARTFCDIVNRHGGDCEVLLLPDAGLRGNTHIAFADLNNEAVADELSKWLGRKGLDKFAEE is encoded by the coding sequence ATGGAACGGGTAGATCGCGACGGTGACGCGCTGATAGACCGCATCGGGGCGCGAGCCATGCCATTCGTGGCGGCATTGCTGTTCATGGGAACAAGCCATACCGCAGCCGCGGAAGAGCAGCGCAAGCCGCCGAAGCCGCCGATCATCCTGGAATCGACGGGCGCGTATGAAGTGGGCGGCAAGGTCGTTGCCAAGCCCGGCGATCCCAGCCAGACACTCTCCTGCGACCATGGTTATGTCGAATACTTCATCCCCGCGAAAAGGCGTAGCGTCGGCCTGATCATGTGGCACAGCTCCAGCACCAAGGTGTGGGAGAACCGCTGGGACGGCGGCGAAGGCTACAAGAGTATCTTTTTGCGCAAGGGCTATCCTGTTTACCTGTGGGACGGCCCGCGCGTCGGTCGCGCGAACTGGAGTTGCGAGCCGATCACCTACACGCCGGATTATTTCGATCAGCGCAACTTTGCCGCCTGGCGTTTCGGCCTGACCTATCTCAATTGGCATCCGGGCCTGCAGTTTCCGACGGCCGACAAGGAAGCCTGGAATCAGGCGACGCGCGCCCGTTACGACGAGTTCGATACGCTCGAGAATGCACTGTTGCAGGCGGAGGCCGGCGGCCAGGCCATCGACAAGATCGGTCCCGTGATTGCCGTCACCAATTCCGCGGGCGGCTGGCGCGCGCTGTTGTCGGCACTCAAGGCAAAGAGCGACAACATGAAGGGCATCGTCGCTTACGAAACGCCTGGCTTCGTCTTTCCGGTGGGCGAGGGGCCCGAGCCGAAGCCGGATGCCCCGTACGGTCCCAATTCCGTGCCGCTCGTCGAGTTCAAGAAGCTGACCAAGTTTCCGATCCAGATAGTATTCGGCGACTACACCGAGACACGTCCGATCTGGGCCGCCTCGGTCAAGGTGGCACGGACCTTCTGCGATATCGTCAATCGTCACGGCGGAGATTGCGAAGTTCTGCTGCTTCCCGATGCGGGTCTGCGCGGCAACACGCATATCGCCTTTGCCGATCTCAACAATGAAGCCGTTGCGGACGAACTGTCCAAATGGCTGGGCCGCAAGGGCCTGGACAAGTTTGCCGAAGAATAA
- a CDS encoding Bug family tripartite tricarboxylate transporter substrate binding protein → MRLLSFGLIGLALAIAPCHRAAAQEWPSRPVTMIVPFPAGAAVDSLARAVAHALSEDFGKQFIVENRAGAGGNLGGAAVAKAAADGHTWLFGTPAPIALNKLMYKGLAYDSERDFTPVVLVAKSPMIITATSDFPAKTLPDLIAYAKQNPGKVNVGHPGNGTLGHITSALIQQFAGVEMTHVPYRGSAPLITDLLGGQVNVAMDFMPTYLPLLADRKIRALAVTTSQRVAQLPDVPTVQEAGFKGFEATAWYAIVAPTGTPPEIVMKVNKAVNAFLKSDKGKTILEQNSLQGVGGAPQDLKAFIDGERDKWRPVIEAAKIAMQ, encoded by the coding sequence ATGCGCCTGCTCTCATTCGGCCTCATAGGTCTTGCGCTTGCGATTGCACCATGTCACCGCGCCGCAGCCCAGGAGTGGCCGAGCCGGCCTGTCACCATGATCGTGCCGTTCCCGGCTGGCGCCGCCGTTGACTCGTTGGCGCGCGCCGTTGCCCATGCGCTGAGCGAAGACTTCGGCAAGCAGTTCATCGTCGAAAACCGTGCGGGGGCAGGCGGTAATCTCGGTGGGGCGGCTGTCGCCAAAGCGGCTGCAGATGGCCATACCTGGCTGTTCGGGACGCCGGCGCCGATCGCACTCAACAAGCTCATGTACAAGGGCCTGGCTTACGACTCCGAGCGAGATTTCACGCCGGTTGTGCTCGTCGCCAAGTCTCCAATGATCATCACGGCGACGTCAGACTTTCCAGCGAAGACGCTTCCCGACCTGATCGCCTATGCCAAACAGAACCCGGGCAAGGTCAATGTCGGCCATCCCGGCAACGGCACGCTCGGACACATTACCTCGGCGCTGATCCAGCAGTTTGCCGGCGTCGAGATGACACATGTACCCTATCGCGGGTCCGCCCCGCTGATCACGGACCTCTTGGGCGGGCAAGTCAACGTCGCCATGGATTTCATGCCGACCTATCTGCCGCTGCTAGCCGACCGCAAGATCCGCGCGCTTGCAGTGACGACGAGCCAGCGCGTCGCGCAACTGCCCGATGTACCTACCGTGCAGGAAGCGGGATTCAAGGGCTTCGAGGCGACCGCATGGTACGCGATCGTGGCTCCAACCGGTACACCGCCTGAGATCGTGATGAAGGTTAATAAGGCGGTGAATGCCTTTCTGAAGAGCGACAAGGGCAAGACCATCCTCGAACAAAATTCGCTGCAAGGCGTCGGAGGCGCGCCGCAAGACCTCAAGGCGTTCATCGATGGCGAACGCGACAAATGGCGGCCCGTGATCGAGGCGGCAAAGATCGCGATGCAGTAA
- a CDS encoding dienelactone hydrolase family protein: MPKRSMKQDDPLEDFTRRDIALDGVTKIVYVAGTGAAVIVMTEMPGISPHVARFARWVRDAGFTVYMPSLFGRDGAVPGAEEGAAIFQRACVSAEFRALSSNQSSPVTKWLRSLARLAHGECGGPGVGAIGMCFTGNFALTMMLEPSMLAPVLSQPSLPLNDPAGIEIAPDEVRAVRERMEREDLTVMAYRFAGDKFCMEQRFAAYVEALGDRFIGRVLPDSAANTDLAPFFARHVTTPHSVVTAHLIDEAGQPTIAARDEILAFFRHRLVPSRSGRG; this comes from the coding sequence ATGCCGAAACGGTCCATGAAGCAGGACGATCCACTTGAGGACTTCACGCGCCGCGACATCGCGCTCGATGGCGTCACCAAGATCGTCTACGTGGCCGGCACGGGGGCGGCCGTCATCGTGATGACGGAGATGCCGGGGATCAGCCCGCATGTCGCGCGATTTGCGCGCTGGGTTCGCGACGCCGGCTTCACCGTCTACATGCCGTCGCTGTTCGGCCGCGATGGTGCCGTTCCAGGCGCGGAGGAGGGCGCTGCGATCTTTCAGCGCGCCTGTGTAAGCGCCGAGTTTCGTGCCTTGTCCTCAAACCAGTCCAGCCCGGTGACAAAGTGGCTGCGGTCGCTGGCGCGTTTGGCGCATGGCGAGTGCGGCGGTCCCGGCGTCGGCGCCATTGGCATGTGCTTTACGGGAAACTTTGCGCTGACCATGATGCTCGAACCGTCGATGCTGGCGCCGGTGCTTTCGCAGCCGTCGCTGCCGCTGAACGATCCGGCAGGCATCGAAATCGCCCCGGACGAAGTCAGGGCCGTTCGCGAACGGATGGAGCGGGAAGATCTTACGGTGATGGCCTATCGCTTCGCAGGCGACAAGTTCTGCATGGAGCAACGCTTCGCGGCCTATGTGGAAGCGCTCGGCGACAGATTCATCGGGCGGGTGCTGCCGGATAGCGCGGCGAATACCGATCTTGCGCCGTTCTTCGCGCGTCACGTGACGACCCCGCACAGCGTCGTCACCGCGCACCTGATCGACGAGGCCGGCCAGCCGACGATCGCCGCCCGCGACGAAATCCTGGCGTTCTTCAGGCATCGGCTCGTGCCTTCGCGAAGCGGTCGCGGCTAA